The Hydrogenispora ethanolica nucleotide sequence AAATGCGCGGGAGCATCATTTTGCAATCGGCGGCTTTAACGTGGTGAACTTGGAAACGGCGCAGGCGGTAGTCAATGCTGCCGCCAAAGAGCATACGCCGCTGATTATGCAAGTCTATCATGAGGATCTGGAGCATACGGGCGGACCGTTTATCAGCGCCATCGCCAATGCTGCGGCTGAGGCGGCCCCCATTCCGATCGCACTGAGCCTGGATCATGGCAAAAGTTTCGAACAAGCCATTTATTGTATGGAATCGGGATTCTCCGGGGTAATGATCGATCTTGCCACCTCCGATTTCCAAGCCAATATTCTGACCACCCGGAAAGTGGTTGAAGCGGCTCACGCGCGCGGAGTCTCCGTCGAGGCCGAATTAGGGGAGATTTTTAGCGCCGGCGCCAGTGTGGAGGTACGGAATTCCGCAATGACCGACCCGGATTTGGCGGCGGAATTTGTAGTCAAAACCGGAGTGGACGCTTTAGCGGTTTCCATCGGAACGGCGCACGGAATTTATTCTTCCAAACCGGTCATTGATTTTGATCTTTTAAAGCGGATTCTGGAGGTGGTCAAGATACCGGTGGTGGTTCATGGCGGTTCCAATACTCCGGATGAGGATATCGTGGAGATCGTCCGTCTGGGCGCGGCCAAACTGAATATCGGGACCGATTTAATGATGGCCTTCAATCAGGGAATGCTAGAAATACTCACTGCCGACCCCACGGTTGCGCCCCGCGAAGCGCTGGGGCATGCCCGGGATTGTGTTGAGAAAGTGGTACGCCACAAGATCCAATTATTGACGAAATTCAGAACGGATCGCTAGTATTCAGTATCAGAGAAGGAAAAGAAGGAGGGTTTTCATGAGCAACCAGCCGAACGATGCCGTGACGGTCTCCAGAACGCCGGTCTGGGAGATCAAATTACGTTCCGTATTGTCGGTGCTCGGCGCGGCGGAACGGCGAGTGGCCGATTATGTACTGAACAATCAGGATAAAATCGTCTACCAGTCCATCACGGAACTCGCCGAAGCGGCGGGTGTCAGCGAAGCGACAGTGGTCCGCTTTTGCCGGCGTTTGGGACACAAAGGGTTTCAAGGTTTAAAGATCGCCCTGGCCCAGGATATCGTTCCGACCTTGCAAGCGATCCATGAAGAGATCAGTGAAGACGATGACGTTTCCGAGATCAAACAGAAGGTCTTTGTCGGAAGCATCAAGGCATTGCAGGACACGGTGATGATTACGGATGACGCCGAACTCAGCCGGGCGATTGACGCCATCGCCAAGGCGGCGAAGTTCGACATTTACGGTCTGGGAGGATCGGGGTGCATCGCTGAAGATGCCCGCCATAAATTCATGAAGATCGGGGTCCGTTCCGCGGTTTACACGGACTGCAATCTGCAGGCGATGTCAGCGGCTTTACTGGGCCCGCAGGATGTGGCGCTCGCCATCTCCCATTCCGGGAGCGTGCGCGATACGGTTGAAGCGCTTCAGATTGCCAAGCAACAGGGCGCCACGACGATTTGTATCACCCATTATGCCAAATCGCCCATTTCGGAAGTTGCCGATATCAAATTATTCACCACCTCCGAGGAGATGATGTTCCGCAGTGACGCCATGGCGTCACGAATCGCGCAACTGGCCATCATCGATACGCTTTACGTCGGTGTCGCTTTAAAAATGGGCGAAAAAGCCACGCAGGCTTTGAAAGCGGTCCGCCAGGCGGTTGTCAGCAAAGGCTTTTGATCTTCCGGGAGAAAAAACTTTGAAAGAAGGTGAGGCTCTTAAGCAGTTAAAGCCGTTTGAGGCCCAGAGATAGAAGAAAGAGAGGAGAGTTGATGAGAATGAAAAGGAATCATTTCCGTGTCGTTACAGGATGTATTTTCGCGTTATGCCTCATGGTCAGTTTGACGTTGAGCACCGCGTTTGCGGCAGGCAAACCGGTGACTTTGCAATTCTGGCTGCGGGACACCCGGCCTTCCAATGTCGAAGCCATGAACAAGATCGTGGCCAACTTCGAGAAAGCGAATCCGGGGATCAAGATTAAAGTCGTTCTTACCCCCTGGGACAGCGTCGAACAGAAGACGGCTACCGCCATCGCCGCCGGAACTCTGCCCGATCTGTCCCAGCTAAATCAGACCGGCGCCGCCGATTATGGCGCCAAAGGCGTTCTGCTCAATTTGGACAAACGCTACAAAACTTGGGCCGACAAAAATAAAGTCGCTAAGATCAGCCTTTCGCAAGCGATGTATAATGGGCATTATTATGCCGTTCCCTGGTTCGCCGGCTCCAATGTAATGTTCTATAACAAAGATTTGTTCAAAAAAGCGGGCATCGTCGATCAGGCCGGAAATCCCAAGCCGCCGGTTACTTGGGACGAGTTCCTGGAGAACGCTCAAAAGCTGACCCTGGATACGAATAACGATGGCAAAATCGATCAATGGGGTTTCGTGGTCCGGGGCAACGTCTCCTTGACCATTCCGGTAAGGGAATTTATGCTGGCGGCCGGCGACGGCGATTGGGTGGATACCGCGCATGGCAACAAGGTGGTCGTGGATTCGCCGAAAAACATCAAAGGGATGCAATTTTACCTTGACTTATATCGAAAACATAAGGTAACTCCGCCCGATGTCCCCTCCATCGATTATGTGGCGGAGGAGCAGTATTTCCTCTCCGGCAAAGTGGCGATGATGTTCAACGGGCCTTGGAATCTCGGCAACATGTACGCGTCCAAGATCAACTGGGGCGTGGCCTTGGAACCGAAATCGGAACGCCATGCCGCTCATATCGGCGGATGTCCGGTGGGTATTTTCAAGACGACCAAACATCCCAACGAAGCCTGGAAATTCGCTACCTACCTCCTGAGTGACGAAGCGCAACAGATCTGGGCGATCAAATATGGCTGCGGCTTGCCCGCCACCAAGAAAGCCCAGGAGGATGCCAAGAAAGATCCGGTCATCAAAGTATTCGTCGAAAGCCTGCAATACGCCGAACGGGACGGAGTGACGCCTCCGCCGCAGATCGCGCAATGGGTTACGATTGAACAATCCGTCGCCCCGCCGATCTTCCAAAAAGCGCTGTTGGGAGAGATCAACGCCAAACAGGCAGTCCAAGAACTTGAGGCAGCGATCAAGAATGTGATGAAAAAGAAATAACCGGGGAATACAGGCGACTTTGACAAGGCGCGCCAGCGCGCCTTGTCAAAATCCCGCACTTTCGGCCAGGGGAAACACAAGGGGGATTGAATCTTGAATCGATCAGCGACTGGGACGGCCAGACGGGTATCATTCTTCTTAACTCTGCCGGTCATGATGATCATGGTTGCCATCGTTCTATTTCCGGTCTTTGACACCTTGCGCCTGTCATTTTTTGATGCTTCGTTCATCAAACCCGGACTGAGCGCGCCGTTCATATGGTTGCAAAATTATCTGGAAGTCATCAGCGGCCAGCTTTTTTGGCAGTCCCTTTGGATCACTTTGAAATGGACGATTGTCTCGATTATTCTGCAGTTCGCTCTGGGTTTTTCCTTGGCGCTGCTGGTCAATAGCAAGATCTACGGCCGGAACTTTGTCCGTTCGTTGTTTTTGATCCCATGGATGCTGCCGGGGGCCTTGGCCGCATTGATGTGGAAATGGATGTATCACGGTTCGATCGGACTATTGAATTACATCCTCCTCAATCTGCGGCTCATTTCCGATGTCCACCCCTGGCTTTCCGATCCGGCGACGGTTCTCTGGGCGGCGGTCCTGGTCAATGTCTGGCGCGGCGCTCCGTTTTTTATGATCATGATGCTGGGCGGATTGCAGACCATTCCCAAAGATCTTTATGAAGCCGCCAAAATCGATGGCGCCAATGCCGTGCGTACCTTCGCCAGTATTACGGTTCCGCTGTTAAAACCGTTAATTTCAACGCTGTTGATCTACGGGACAGTCGGCGCTTTTAATTTCTTAGATATCATTCTGGTTTTGACCCGGGGCGGTCCCGCCAATCATACCATGGTGTTGCCGCTTTATTCGTGGCTGTCCGCGTTCACCGACAACCGGATCGGCATTGCGGCGACGATTTCGGTCTTGATCTGCCTGGTGCTTGTTTTATTCGGCATCGCCGTCTCGCTCATCAAATCGGCCAAGAGATATAAATACTCGGCCCGGTGACAGATAAAAGGCAAGCGGCATGGCTTATTCAAAAAATTACAAATGGCATTGCAGCGGGGGCTAAAGGCATGAAGAACGTTTTGAACAAAAAGATGCGCGCCATCGTCCACTCCATCTTGCTTCATGTATTGGTGGTTGTGGCGGCGGTATTCATGTTGGCGCCGGTCATCTGGTTGCTATCCACTTCTTTAAAAGACCGCAGCGAAATGTTTACCTTTCCGCTTACCCTGATACCCAAGCATTTCGTCTGGGAAAACTATCTGAAAATCTGGCAGCAGATTCCCTTTGGCGAATACGTCAAAAATAGTGTGATCATGGCATTATACTCGACCTTCGTGGCTTTGGCCATCTCCTCTTTGGCGGCCTACGCGTTTTCGCGGTTCAATTTTAAGCGGAAAACGGTTTTTATGCGGTTGATACTGTTTACGCAAATGTTCCCGGCGGTCCTTTTGATCATCCCCTTATTCATTTATCTGAAGAATTTGGGGCTCTTGGGAAGCTACACCGGATTAATGATCACTTTTCTGACCTTTTTGGTCCCGTTCAGCACTTGGTCCTTGACCAATTTCTTTGAAGGGATCCCGCTTGACTTGGATGAAGCGGCGTTGATCGACGGCTGCAGCCGCTTGGATATCCTGTACCGGATATTGCTGCCGATTTCGCTGCCGGGTTTGGTTTCGGTTGGCACGTACTGTTTTCTTACCGCTTGGAATGAGTTTATTTTCAGCATGGTTTTCATGCCCGATCAACAGGGCTGGACGATTCCGGTGGGATTAAATGCCTTGACCGGCCAATTCGCTTTGGACTGGGGGCTGCTGACGGCGGGCGGAATTATCTGCTTAATCCCCGCCATTATCGTCGTCTTGTTCCTGCAGCGGTATCTGATCGCCGGAATGCTCGCCGGGGCTGTCAAGGAATGAGCGGAAACCGGGTTCAACAGGAGCTTCGACGGGTTGGAAACGGACACAGAGGTGAGTGGAATGGGTTACGATATTGTGGGAGTCGGGCACGCGGCCTGTGATTTTTTGGGAATTGTACCCAGGATGCCGGAGCTTGATCGATGCGCCTGGATGAATTGTTTGGAAAGACAAGGCGGCGGGGCCGTCTCGCAAGCGCTGGTAGCTGCTTCGCGTTTGGGAGCGCGAGTGGCTTATGCCGGGTTTTTAGGCGATGACGATGCGGGGCGATTTTTGCGGGATGACTTCTTGAAGGAAAGGGTGGACATCGAGTGCCTGGAACTGCTGCCGCAGCAGCGTTCCTCGGTGGCTTTTGTCGTGATTGAGCAGGGCACTGGCAAACGGACCATTTATGTTTACCCCGGCACGATTGCGTCCCGCCCCTTGAGTCCGAAGGCGCAGCGGCTGATCGCGGCGGCGCGGTACTTGCATTTGGATGCGACCAATCCTGAGGCGGCCCTGGAAGCGGCGCGGTTTGCCAAGGCCAATCAAGTGCAAGTATCTTTGGACGGGTGTGAGATAGCGAAGGAGAAAGAGCAAACCCTCGAACTGATCCGCTTGACGGATATCCTGATCGCCAATGAAATTTACCCCCGAGAAGTGACCGGGAGCGACGATCCCCAAAAAGCCTTGCTGGAACTGGCGAAGATGGGGCCGGAAATCGTAATTTCCACGATCGGCAAAGACGGTTGTCTGGCGGTAGTCAATTCGGAGATCGTCGCCTTTACGGCGTATTCGGTGCCGGTAGTCGATACCACGGGCGCGGGAGATGTTTTTCACGGCGCCTTTCTCTTCGGCTTATTGCAAAATTGGCCCTTTGATTCGATCGTCCGATTTGCCAGC carries:
- a CDS encoding class II fructose-bisphosphate aldolase, with the translated sequence MRIVPFDGMLQNAREHHFAIGGFNVVNLETAQAVVNAAAKEHTPLIMQVYHEDLEHTGGPFISAIANAAAEAAPIPIALSLDHGKSFEQAIYCMESGFSGVMIDLATSDFQANILTTRKVVEAAHARGVSVEAELGEIFSAGASVEVRNSAMTDPDLAAEFVVKTGVDALAVSIGTAHGIYSSKPVIDFDLLKRILEVVKIPVVVHGGSNTPDEDIVEIVRLGAAKLNIGTDLMMAFNQGMLEILTADPTVAPREALGHARDCVEKVVRHKIQLLTKFRTDR
- a CDS encoding MurR/RpiR family transcriptional regulator; the encoded protein is MSNQPNDAVTVSRTPVWEIKLRSVLSVLGAAERRVADYVLNNQDKIVYQSITELAEAAGVSEATVVRFCRRLGHKGFQGLKIALAQDIVPTLQAIHEEISEDDDVSEIKQKVFVGSIKALQDTVMITDDAELSRAIDAIAKAAKFDIYGLGGSGCIAEDARHKFMKIGVRSAVYTDCNLQAMSAALLGPQDVALAISHSGSVRDTVEALQIAKQQGATTICITHYAKSPISEVADIKLFTTSEEMMFRSDAMASRIAQLAIIDTLYVGVALKMGEKATQALKAVRQAVVSKGF
- a CDS encoding ABC transporter substrate-binding protein, encoding MKRNHFRVVTGCIFALCLMVSLTLSTAFAAGKPVTLQFWLRDTRPSNVEAMNKIVANFEKANPGIKIKVVLTPWDSVEQKTATAIAAGTLPDLSQLNQTGAADYGAKGVLLNLDKRYKTWADKNKVAKISLSQAMYNGHYYAVPWFAGSNVMFYNKDLFKKAGIVDQAGNPKPPVTWDEFLENAQKLTLDTNNDGKIDQWGFVVRGNVSLTIPVREFMLAAGDGDWVDTAHGNKVVVDSPKNIKGMQFYLDLYRKHKVTPPDVPSIDYVAEEQYFLSGKVAMMFNGPWNLGNMYASKINWGVALEPKSERHAAHIGGCPVGIFKTTKHPNEAWKFATYLLSDEAQQIWAIKYGCGLPATKKAQEDAKKDPVIKVFVESLQYAERDGVTPPPQIAQWVTIEQSVAPPIFQKALLGEINAKQAVQELEAAIKNVMKKK
- a CDS encoding carbohydrate ABC transporter permease, with product MNRSATGTARRVSFFLTLPVMMIMVAIVLFPVFDTLRLSFFDASFIKPGLSAPFIWLQNYLEVISGQLFWQSLWITLKWTIVSIILQFALGFSLALLVNSKIYGRNFVRSLFLIPWMLPGALAALMWKWMYHGSIGLLNYILLNLRLISDVHPWLSDPATVLWAAVLVNVWRGAPFFMIMMLGGLQTIPKDLYEAAKIDGANAVRTFASITVPLLKPLISTLLIYGTVGAFNFLDIILVLTRGGPANHTMVLPLYSWLSAFTDNRIGIAATISVLICLVLVLFGIAVSLIKSAKRYKYSAR
- a CDS encoding carbohydrate ABC transporter permease; its protein translation is MKNVLNKKMRAIVHSILLHVLVVVAAVFMLAPVIWLLSTSLKDRSEMFTFPLTLIPKHFVWENYLKIWQQIPFGEYVKNSVIMALYSTFVALAISSLAAYAFSRFNFKRKTVFMRLILFTQMFPAVLLIIPLFIYLKNLGLLGSYTGLMITFLTFLVPFSTWSLTNFFEGIPLDLDEAALIDGCSRLDILYRILLPISLPGLVSVGTYCFLTAWNEFIFSMVFMPDQQGWTIPVGLNALTGQFALDWGLLTAGGIICLIPAIIVVLFLQRYLIAGMLAGAVKE
- a CDS encoding carbohydrate kinase family protein, encoding METDTEVSGMGYDIVGVGHAACDFLGIVPRMPELDRCAWMNCLERQGGGAVSQALVAASRLGARVAYAGFLGDDDAGRFLRDDFLKERVDIECLELLPQQRSSVAFVVIEQGTGKRTIYVYPGTIASRPLSPKAQRLIAAARYLHLDATNPEAALEAARFAKANQVQVSLDGCEIAKEKEQTLELIRLTDILIANEIYPREVTGSDDPQKALLELAKMGPEIVISTIGKDGCLAVVNSEIVAFTAYSVPVVDTTGAGDVFHGAFLFGLLQNWPFDSIVRFASATSAINCLSLGGRAGIPTQDQVLRFIADYREQSG